One stretch of Candidatus Thermodiscus eudorianus DNA includes these proteins:
- a CDS encoding Nre family DNA repair protein has product MPRIPPELCARCKGYKRLCGLPKCPILEAFRAQVSAAAKTKGTLVEGATPPGILVGEAGYPNVRVYFLVPPRVYGEEARYHEAPAEWADRREPLARIISLRGELLSASITLPVRDPYRLYETEIGLAAISSEPVDSEVKLAKPPIPRLSFDGISKPRGPSAPAEKIKISGDPRLPRPVEKAIWDDAPATTAISELYTRGVDIYEIQRLMAAGFLGRLKQRRIVPTRWAITAVDEALSRTLRGLLSDKPEIDSIEVYRGEYLGNRFIIILQPGPGTFEWIEAWQPQTLWTRNARDPVIVRVEEDPLGRRNLEDGGFSAAKIAVLEYLARRGRRADVVILREVTPSYYAPVGNWHIRETVRRAMAQGPVLVASDIAEAASYASKHLDNYTQMASRSLTLPGGRHRRTRITDYL; this is encoded by the coding sequence TTGCCACGGATACCGCCTGAATTATGCGCAAGGTGCAAGGGCTATAAGAGACTATGCGGGCTCCCTAAATGCCCAATCCTAGAAGCCTTCAGAGCCCAGGTATCGGCCGCCGCTAAAACCAAGGGGACCCTCGTTGAGGGGGCCACCCCGCCCGGTATACTCGTGGGGGAAGCCGGCTACCCCAACGTAAGGGTCTATTTTCTAGTACCGCCACGGGTCTACGGTGAGGAAGCCCGCTACCATGAAGCCCCCGCCGAGTGGGCCGATAGGAGGGAGCCCCTAGCCCGGATAATATCCCTCCGGGGCGAGCTCCTCTCAGCCAGCATAACCCTCCCCGTGAGGGACCCCTACAGGCTCTACGAGACAGAGATAGGCCTGGCGGCCATATCATCGGAGCCCGTAGACTCGGAGGTCAAGCTGGCCAAGCCCCCGATACCCCGCCTCTCCTTCGACGGAATAAGCAAGCCAAGGGGACCCTCAGCGCCAGCCGAGAAGATTAAGATCTCAGGGGACCCTAGGCTACCGCGGCCCGTGGAGAAAGCCATATGGGATGACGCGCCTGCTACAACCGCGATCAGCGAGCTCTACACTAGAGGCGTTGACATATACGAGATACAGAGGCTCATGGCGGCTGGCTTCCTGGGGAGGCTAAAGCAGAGGAGGATAGTCCCCACAAGATGGGCCATCACAGCCGTGGACGAGGCCCTATCAAGGACCCTGAGGGGACTGCTAAGCGACAAGCCGGAGATAGACTCGATAGAAGTCTACAGGGGGGAATACCTGGGCAACAGGTTCATCATAATACTCCAGCCGGGGCCCGGGACCTTCGAGTGGATCGAGGCATGGCAGCCCCAGACCCTATGGACCAGGAACGCGAGGGACCCCGTTATAGTCCGCGTCGAGGAGGACCCCCTGGGCCGGAGGAACCTTGAAGACGGTGGTTTCTCGGCTGCAAAGATAGCTGTGCTGGAGTATCTGGCGAGAAGGGGTAGGAGGGCCGACGTGGTGATACTAAGGGAAGTAACCCCCTCATACTATGCTCCCGTGGGCAACTGGCACATAAGGGAGACAGTGAGAAGGGCTATGGCCCAAGGACCCGTGCTAGTAGCCAGCGATATCGCTGAGGCTGCTAGCTACGCCTCGAAACACCTAGACAACTACACCCAGATGGCTTCGCGCAGCCTTACCCTGCCCGGCGGGAGGCATAGGAGGACTCGTATAACCGATTACCTCTAG
- a CDS encoding replication initiator protein WhiP: MEDVTDTVRRILEQAREKGRGGPRSRLVDAIMVLLLSRPMRSSEMAAVLGYEAKYISSYLSYWKARGFVEYVNGYWSLTPQGEEYAEKVLERETAEDVDKMASIARRILSTYPVKDTINHKEKEGKRGGGSGSLSFIAPRIGKGHNELQERVQRAKCILEVYKDDLDEEELEVLSSLLSHYTKWGSTYIYLDNLADVMEADYHWLLRIARRLQSKGIIYIYTDPRLGVRIGLTKNMKETLKSCTGDH, encoded by the coding sequence GTGGAGGATGTCACAGACACAGTGAGACGTATCCTAGAACAAGCCAGGGAGAAGGGCCGAGGAGGGCCTCGGAGCCGGCTTGTCGACGCGATAATGGTCCTACTACTCTCTAGGCCCATGAGGAGCAGTGAGATGGCGGCTGTCCTGGGGTATGAGGCGAAGTACATCTCAAGCTACCTCTCGTACTGGAAGGCTAGGGGGTTCGTGGAGTACGTCAACGGCTACTGGAGCCTGACCCCCCAGGGGGAGGAGTACGCGGAGAAGGTGCTGGAGAGGGAGACTGCAGAGGACGTTGACAAGATGGCTAGCATTGCTAGACGTATCTTGTCCACTTATCCTGTTAAGGATACAATAAACCACAAAGAAAAGGAGGGCAAGAGGGGAGGGGGGAGTGGTTCCTTGTCGTTTATTGCACCTCGAATAGGTAAAGGCCACAATGAACTACAAGAGAGGGTGCAGAGGGCTAAATGCATACTAGAGGTGTATAAGGATGACCTAGACGAGGAGGAGCTAGAAGTCCTCTCAAGCCTACTCTCACACTATACAAAGTGGGGGAGCACCTACATCTACCTGGACAACTTAGCGGACGTAATGGAAGCAGACTACCACTGGCTCCTACGCATAGCTAGGAGGCTGCAGAGCAAGGGCATTATCTATATCTACACGGATCCAAGGCTTGGTGTGAGGATCGGGCTGACAAAGAACATGAAGGAGACTCTCAAATCCTGTACTGGAGACCACTAG
- the argF gene encoding ornithine carbamoyltransferase codes for MTLYKLKRRHLVCLDSYTPDELRALIDMGLEFKRRYYSGERLVPVLKGKSIAMIFEKPSTRTRVSFEVAAWQLGAQALYLGWRDLQLGRGETIADTARVLSRYVDGIVARVKEHEKVEELARHSRVPVINGLSDLSHPVQALGDYMTILEVLGRLHGVKLAFVGDGSDNVLHSLLIAGAKLGVDITVATPRELRPNESILRRALEAARESGSTIEIVEDPYTAVEGADIVYTDVWVSMGQEELREAKIRLLRPYQVNSKLMEAAGGRAFFMHCLPAHRGEEVTDEVIDGERSLVWDQAENRLHIQKAILAALIA; via the coding sequence GTGACCCTGTACAAGTTGAAGAGAAGGCACCTGGTCTGCCTCGACTCGTACACGCCTGACGAGCTTAGAGCGTTGATCGATATGGGGCTGGAGTTCAAGAGGCGCTACTATTCTGGGGAGAGACTAGTACCGGTGTTAAAGGGCAAGAGCATCGCCATGATATTCGAGAAGCCCAGTACAAGGACTAGGGTCAGCTTCGAGGTCGCGGCCTGGCAGTTGGGGGCCCAGGCCCTCTACCTGGGCTGGAGGGACCTCCAGCTCGGCCGGGGGGAGACCATCGCCGACACGGCCAGGGTGCTGTCGAGGTATGTGGACGGGATAGTGGCTAGGGTTAAGGAGCATGAGAAGGTCGAGGAGCTAGCCAGGCACTCAAGGGTCCCGGTAATAAATGGACTAAGCGATCTAAGCCATCCAGTCCAGGCGCTAGGGGACTACATGACTATCCTCGAAGTGCTGGGCCGGCTTCATGGAGTGAAGCTCGCCTTCGTGGGTGACGGAAGTGATAACGTGCTTCACAGCCTCCTGATAGCGGGGGCGAAGCTGGGAGTCGACATCACAGTAGCCACCCCCAGGGAGCTGAGGCCCAACGAGTCGATCCTCAGGAGAGCCCTTGAAGCGGCCCGAGAGTCAGGGTCTACGATAGAGATAGTAGAGGATCCATACACGGCGGTGGAAGGCGCCGATATAGTATATACTGATGTGTGGGTGAGCATGGGCCAGGAGGAACTGAGGGAAGCCAAGATCCGTCTACTGAGGCCGTACCAGGTCAATTCAAAGCTCATGGAGGCCGCGGGTGGAAGGGCTTTCTTCATGCACTGTCTACCAGCCCATAGGGGCGAGGAGGTTACCGATGAAGTGATTGATGGCGAGCGTAGCTTGGTGTGGGATCAGGCCGAGAATAGGCTACATATACAGAAGGCTATACTGGCCGCACTCATAGCCTAG
- a CDS encoding threonylcarbamoyl-AMP synthase translates to MVKAGCRSLDQEVIDAAVEVIESGGLVVAPTDTLYGLLADPLDEQAFERVYRVKERDPSKPLPILLGESHHALLLVKPGPLFWRLAIKFWPGPLTIVEKSRGDLPGHLARWGSLGVRLPRCPLVREIARSVGGLLVGTSANRSGWPPPVRVEEAVRQLGDRVDLYIDGGRVELGVPSTVVDLSTGKPVVMRPGGVPTVEIERVIGSFGE, encoded by the coding sequence ATGGTCAAGGCCGGGTGCAGGAGCCTGGACCAAGAAGTGATAGATGCCGCCGTCGAGGTCATTGAGTCCGGCGGGCTGGTAGTGGCGCCGACAGACACTCTATACGGGCTCCTAGCAGACCCCCTAGACGAGCAAGCCTTCGAGAGGGTCTATCGGGTAAAGGAGAGGGACCCCTCTAAGCCCCTGCCGATACTCCTGGGCGAGTCCCACCACGCACTCCTATTAGTCAAGCCAGGCCCCCTATTCTGGAGGCTAGCGATCAAGTTCTGGCCAGGCCCCCTGACGATAGTCGAGAAGAGTCGCGGGGATCTACCAGGCCACCTAGCCAGGTGGGGGTCCCTCGGGGTCAGACTGCCCCGGTGTCCCCTGGTCAGGGAGATAGCTAGGAGTGTGGGCGGGCTCCTCGTGGGTACTAGCGCCAATAGGAGTGGCTGGCCTCCCCCGGTAAGGGTGGAGGAGGCTGTCCGGCAGCTAGGGGATAGGGTGGATTTGTACATCGATGGTGGGCGGGTAGAGCTCGGGGTGCCGAGCACGGTCGTGGATCTATCTACTGGGAAGCCTGTTGTCATGAGACCCGGCGGGGTACCCACTGTTGAGATCGAGAGGGTTATAGGGTCCTTCGGGGAATAG
- the prf1 gene encoding peptide chain release factor aRF-1: MQRGRIDESKLVISRRRLAQLLKEVKKWSAPATVLLSLYIPPGRPISDVLNLLSQELSVADNIKLKKTRNAVKRALSAAIDRLKMIPKVPPNGLVLFCGEDMDTGDFACYVFSPPEKINVFYYRTDKRFITEFLEEMVEDRDVIGILIVERDQATIGVLRGSRLEVLEELTDYIPGKHKMGGQSQRRFDRIIEQMVEDFFKRLAEHAARHLLPYHEKGNLKGIIVAGPGYAKMDFVKGKYLDYRLQQLVSKDLVDVAYQGDQGLKEVVLKAENVVQTQLYRDAVEALEEFKGHLARGTGMVVYGDSEVKAALEMGAVKTLLIHEDREDLEDWKDVAERLSGAKVVVIPSGLPEAEWFKNTFNGLAGILRFKIAR; encoded by the coding sequence GTGCAACGAGGCAGGATAGACGAGTCGAAGCTAGTGATCTCGCGGAGGAGGCTTGCCCAGCTGTTAAAGGAGGTTAAGAAATGGAGCGCCCCAGCCACGGTTTTGCTGAGCCTATACATACCGCCGGGGAGGCCTATAAGCGATGTGTTGAACCTGTTAAGCCAGGAACTCTCGGTTGCCGACAACATAAAGTTGAAAAAGACTAGGAACGCGGTGAAGAGGGCTCTATCGGCGGCCATCGATAGGCTAAAGATGATACCCAAGGTGCCTCCGAACGGCCTCGTTCTATTCTGCGGAGAGGACATGGATACCGGCGACTTTGCCTGCTACGTCTTCAGCCCCCCGGAGAAGATAAACGTCTTCTACTATAGGACTGATAAGAGGTTCATAACAGAGTTCCTAGAGGAGATGGTTGAGGACCGGGACGTTATAGGCATATTGATCGTTGAGAGGGACCAGGCCACTATAGGCGTGCTACGGGGCTCCAGGCTGGAGGTGCTTGAAGAGCTGACGGACTACATCCCGGGTAAACACAAAATGGGCGGTCAGAGCCAGAGGAGGTTCGACAGGATAATAGAGCAGATGGTGGAAGACTTCTTCAAGCGCCTAGCCGAGCACGCCGCTAGGCATCTCCTACCATACCATGAGAAGGGCAACTTGAAGGGGATAATCGTCGCCGGGCCCGGCTATGCTAAAATGGACTTCGTCAAGGGCAAATACCTGGACTATAGGCTCCAACAGCTCGTCTCGAAGGATCTGGTTGATGTAGCTTATCAGGGCGATCAGGGCCTAAAGGAAGTCGTATTAAAGGCAGAGAACGTGGTCCAGACGCAGCTCTACCGCGATGCTGTGGAAGCCTTGGAGGAGTTCAAAGGCCACCTGGCCCGTGGGACTGGAATGGTTGTCTATGGCGATAGCGAGGTCAAGGCTGCACTGGAGATGGGGGCCGTCAAGACACTACTCATACACGAGGATAGGGAGGACCTGGAGGACTGGAAGGATGTTGCTGAGAGGCTGAGTGGGGCGAAGGTTGTCGTGATACCCTCTGGCCTCCCAGAGGCCGAGTGGTTTAAGAACACCTTTAACGGCCTCGCGGGTATACTGAGGTTCAAGATAGCCAGGTAG
- a CDS encoding nicotinamide-nucleotide adenylyltransferase yields MRRKPKRALIFGRFQPFHKGHLAITRWALENGFEEIVYLVGMASENYTPRNPFTAGERIEMIRLSLMDEDLGLERFITATIRTLETSIGSVYYVLSYVPRVDAILTRNPVIGKIFEDAGIGVIKPPVYNRDEWRGERIRELMSLGDPRWMNAVTRSTAEYILSIGGIERLRHALAKD; encoded by the coding sequence ATGAGGAGAAAGCCTAAGAGGGCATTGATCTTCGGCAGATTCCAGCCGTTCCACAAGGGCCACCTGGCTATAACGCGGTGGGCTCTGGAAAACGGGTTCGAGGAGATAGTCTATCTAGTCGGTATGGCCTCCGAGAACTATACCCCCAGGAACCCCTTCACGGCCGGTGAGAGGATAGAAATGATAAGGCTGAGCCTCATGGACGAGGATCTAGGCTTGGAGAGGTTCATCACAGCAACTATAAGAACCCTGGAAACCAGCATCGGATCAGTCTACTATGTACTATCATATGTGCCCAGGGTAGACGCGATACTCACGCGGAACCCGGTCATAGGAAAGATCTTCGAGGACGCTGGCATTGGGGTAATCAAGCCGCCGGTCTATAACAGGGATGAATGGAGAGGCGAGCGGATAAGAGAGCTCATGTCGCTAGGCGACCCCCGCTGGATGAACGCGGTAACCCGGAGCACGGCCGAATATATACTATCTATAGGTGGGATCGAGAGGCTTCGACACGCGCTAGCCAAAGACTAG
- a CDS encoding ArsR family transcriptional regulator: MPEELGRPGEDITRNLTVIYQDDDIVVYTAPNEDELKDILLDLLRKHQRMNIRELHGHLSGLASEDKIRMALNDLLKDNKVVVDRNGYFYPAELAEELEEEYYTEYDWDLEYPSEYDAGEF, from the coding sequence ATGCCGGAGGAACTCGGAAGGCCTGGAGAGGATATTACCCGCAACCTAACGGTTATCTACCAGGACGACGATATAGTCGTTTATACTGCCCCCAACGAGGACGAGTTAAAAGATATCCTGCTAGACCTGTTGAGGAAACACCAGAGGATGAATATCAGAGAGTTGCACGGCCATCTCTCGGGGCTAGCCAGCGAGGATAAGATTCGCATGGCGCTGAACGACTTATTGAAGGATAACAAAGTTGTTGTTGACAGAAACGGGTACTTCTATCCAGCGGAGCTCGCCGAGGAGCTAGAGGAGGAGTACTATACAGAGTATGACTGGGATCTTGAGTACCCCAGTGAATATGACGCTGGAGAATTCTAG
- a CDS encoding site-2 protease family protein, with the protein MRGSRPIGEPVSWILALVSMIVAVGKIWNILKPSFYTSPYFIGVLVGFIGHEIAHRTVARRHGLYAEFYATPYGVLLTFLTGFIPGIVILAPGYVGVTAYYVYNPRGWVRSVEAGPATNIVLGLLALGASLLVKGYWSHYMSIVAMINGWIAFFNLLPIPPLDGSKIFRADMNGWIVMFVLSLLLWMAPS; encoded by the coding sequence ATGCGTGGATCGAGGCCTATAGGGGAGCCTGTGTCGTGGATTCTCGCGCTAGTTTCAATGATCGTCGCCGTAGGGAAAATATGGAATATTTTAAAGCCGTCGTTTTACACCAGTCCCTACTTTATAGGCGTGCTTGTAGGTTTCATAGGCCATGAAATAGCGCATAGGACCGTTGCCAGGAGGCATGGATTGTACGCGGAGTTCTATGCTACGCCCTATGGAGTCCTCTTGACGTTTCTGACGGGGTTTATACCGGGGATCGTTATCCTGGCCCCGGGCTACGTGGGTGTTACCGCCTATTATGTCTACAATCCACGGGGGTGGGTTAGGAGCGTGGAGGCGGGGCCGGCTACAAACATAGTATTGGGTCTATTGGCTCTCGGCGCGTCGCTCCTAGTAAAGGGTTATTGGAGTCATTACATGTCGATTGTAGCGATGATAAATGGGTGGATCGCGTTCTTCAACCTGCTACCTATACCGCCTCTGGATGGAAGCAAGATTTTCCGGGCTGACATGAATGGGTGGATTGTGATGTTTGTATTATCGCTACTGCTCTGGATGGCGCCCTCCTAG
- a CDS encoding transcriptional regulator: MALENHVEVEFPRVPIKPVGAKEVRELEIALIIGTILRPDVFKEFLEPKEFTTWVDSLAVAAGALAREKAGYTISRIAEELGRSEATIRNHLQGKTKAGQLVRETYDMLKTGKLRIIVPIAPAEARKLEERVRELEEENKKLKDKLEKAKRTLQELLAEL; this comes from the coding sequence ATGGCACTGGAGAACCACGTCGAAGTCGAATTTCCCCGCGTGCCCATAAAGCCTGTTGGAGCTAAAGAGGTAAGAGAGCTGGAAATAGCTCTCATCATAGGGACTATACTCAGGCCCGACGTATTCAAGGAATTCCTTGAGCCCAAAGAGTTCACCACCTGGGTCGACAGCCTAGCTGTAGCGGCGGGTGCACTAGCTAGGGAGAAAGCCGGCTATACCATATCCAGGATCGCCGAGGAACTCGGCAGGTCCGAGGCCACGATCAGGAACCATCTACAGGGCAAGACGAAGGCAGGCCAGTTAGTCCGTGAAACTTACGACATGCTAAAGACCGGTAAACTCAGGATAATAGTCCCCATTGCTCCGGCGGAAGCCAGGAAGCTGGAAGAGCGGGTCAGGGAGTTAGAGGAAGAGAATAAGAAGCTCAAGGACAAGCTAGAGAAGGCTAAACGTACTCTGCAAGAGCTACTGGCCGAGCTCTAG
- the arcC gene encoding carbamate kinase produces the protein MKSLETLVIALGGNAIIKKGMKGSPEEQWRTVRSAVRQLLRIAADGVRLVITHGNGPQVGYLLEAFEALPRDKPRQSLDLAVAMTQGWIGYLIAHALEREAARLGISVKTATVVTRVVVSSRDPAFRDPSKFIGSYYTREEAEELARRHGWVFKRDPRGLYRRVVPSPRPIKILESKVVEGLVKEGYIVIAVGGGGIPVTEDLEPVEAVIDKDLASSLLAQTIKADRFIILTDVKGVALNYGGPGEIWLGKVSVDELEAYHREGYFPPGSMGPKVEAVIEYVRKTGRTASIGSLEEAYSVYRGDSGTHVEPGKP, from the coding sequence GTGAAGAGCTTGGAGACCCTAGTCATAGCCCTCGGAGGCAATGCCATTATAAAGAAAGGGATGAAGGGTTCTCCGGAGGAGCAATGGCGAACCGTGCGGAGCGCCGTAAGACAGCTCCTCAGGATTGCCGCTGACGGAGTAAGACTAGTGATTACACACGGCAATGGGCCCCAGGTAGGATACCTACTTGAGGCTTTTGAGGCTTTGCCAAGGGACAAGCCCAGGCAGAGCCTGGATCTAGCAGTCGCCATGACCCAAGGCTGGATTGGATACCTGATAGCTCATGCCTTGGAGCGAGAAGCCGCTAGGCTAGGGATAAGTGTTAAGACCGCCACGGTTGTTACCAGGGTTGTAGTGTCGAGTAGGGATCCAGCCTTCCGTGACCCATCGAAGTTCATAGGCTCATACTATACTCGGGAAGAGGCGGAGGAGCTGGCCAGGCGGCATGGTTGGGTGTTCAAGAGGGACCCCCGTGGGTTATACCGGAGAGTAGTGCCTAGTCCGAGGCCGATCAAGATACTAGAGTCTAAGGTGGTAGAGGGCCTAGTCAAAGAAGGGTACATTGTGATAGCTGTCGGTGGCGGGGGAATACCGGTTACCGAGGATCTAGAGCCTGTGGAAGCCGTTATTGATAAAGACCTAGCCAGTAGCCTCCTGGCTCAGACCATAAAGGCTGACCGGTTCATTATATTGACCGATGTTAAGGGTGTGGCATTAAACTATGGCGGGCCAGGCGAGATATGGCTTGGAAAGGTGAGTGTTGACGAACTAGAAGCCTACCACCGTGAAGGCTATTTCCCTCCAGGGAGCATGGGGCCCAAGGTCGAAGCCGTCATAGAGTACGTTAGGAAGACTGGGAGGACAGCTTCGATAGGTAGCCTAGAGGAGGCATACAGTGTCTACCGTGGAGATAGTGGAACCCATGTAGAACCCGGCAAGCCATAA
- a CDS encoding cyclic 2,3-diphosphoglycerate synthase translates to MERPVRVVIMGAGGRDFHNFNVFFRDNPKYRVVAFTAAQIPGIEGRRYPPELAGSLYPSGIPIVPEEDLGDVVKSFGVDMVVLAYSDLLYDDVGHKLSAALGTGASFMILGPRDTMLASAKPVIAVTAVRTGAGKSSVSRRIVGLLRARGFRVVPVRHPMAYGDLAKMAVQRFESMEDLDKYNVTVEEREEYEHYINMGVVVYAGVDYGEILKQAEREADIILWDGGNNDWPFYKPDYMITVADAMRPGHEVKSFPGEVNVRMADAVIINKADQSSREAVEEIKMNVKRINPSAEISVAVSEVKVDDPSLIRDKRVVVVEDSPTVTHGGSPYGAGYVAAKKFGAREIIDPRPYAKGVIAEIYKEYPHMGPVLPSTGYTPSQIRDLEETIKNTPADVVVAGTPIRLDRIVKVDKPIVQVYYDVKIIEGPTLEELVEKFLARAKMKLKYGIER, encoded by the coding sequence ATGGAGAGGCCTGTTAGAGTTGTAATTATGGGAGCAGGCGGAAGGGACTTCCACAATTTCAACGTCTTCTTCAGGGACAACCCTAAGTATAGGGTTGTAGCGTTTACCGCGGCTCAGATACCGGGTATAGAGGGGCGTCGTTATCCTCCAGAGCTTGCCGGTAGCCTGTATCCTTCTGGGATCCCTATAGTCCCAGAGGAGGATTTGGGTGACGTGGTCAAGTCGTTCGGAGTCGATATGGTAGTGCTCGCTTACAGCGACCTCCTTTACGATGACGTGGGACATAAGCTATCCGCGGCCCTGGGGACGGGGGCATCCTTTATGATCCTAGGCCCTAGAGACACTATGCTGGCTTCGGCGAAGCCCGTTATAGCAGTTACCGCTGTTAGAACGGGCGCTGGGAAGAGCAGTGTATCGAGGAGAATAGTTGGGCTCCTGAGAGCGAGGGGCTTCCGGGTAGTGCCCGTCAGGCATCCAATGGCTTACGGGGATCTAGCTAAGATGGCCGTCCAGAGGTTCGAGTCCATGGAGGACTTGGACAAGTATAACGTGACCGTAGAGGAGCGGGAAGAATACGAGCATTACATAAACATGGGAGTCGTAGTTTACGCTGGAGTAGACTATGGCGAGATCCTTAAACAAGCCGAAAGGGAAGCCGACATAATACTCTGGGACGGGGGCAACAACGACTGGCCCTTCTACAAGCCCGATTACATGATAACGGTCGCCGACGCTATGAGGCCAGGCCACGAAGTTAAGAGCTTCCCTGGCGAAGTAAACGTTAGGATGGCAGACGCTGTCATAATAAACAAGGCCGATCAATCGAGTAGGGAGGCCGTAGAAGAGATAAAGATGAATGTTAAGAGAATTAATCCAAGCGCAGAGATCTCCGTTGCGGTGAGTGAGGTCAAAGTAGACGACCCCAGCCTAATAAGAGACAAGAGAGTTGTGGTAGTTGAGGACTCTCCCACCGTAACCCACGGAGGCTCGCCCTATGGCGCTGGCTACGTGGCGGCTAAAAAGTTCGGTGCACGCGAGATAATAGACCCCAGACCATATGCCAAGGGGGTCATCGCCGAGATCTACAAGGAGTACCCCCATATGGGGCCCGTTCTTCCAAGCACCGGCTACACGCCAAGCCAGATAAGGGACCTCGAAGAGACCATAAAGAACACTCCTGCCGATGTAGTGGTTGCCGGGACCCCAATAAGATTGGATAGAATAGTGAAGGTGGACAAGCCAATAGTACAGGTATACTATGACGTGAAGATAATTGAGGGACCCACCCTGGAAGAACTCGTAGAGAAGTTCCTCGCCAGAGCCAAGATGAAGCTGAAGTACGGTATAGAGCGGTGA
- the serS gene encoding serine--tRNA ligase, which translates to MGWSILDLLRNNPEKLKHYVRIRLMDEALVDKALNLDARWRSLLTEVNELRHKHNVISRSIGKTRDPSEKRKLIEEAKALLSELREKEEELKRIEAERERVLLMLPNVVEDDVPVGDETATVPVEFWGRPRVWRGHLKEFMEETRGFNVEYDVIDWKPIGHADMLENVLRLGDTLRAAKVAGSRFYYLFEDLVWLDLALLQYALDVLTRKGYTVVLPPYMLRHEVMTRVIDIDTFKDAIYKLENDDLYLISTAEHPLASLYYKEELYDDELPLKLVGISPCFRREAGAGNRDLKGIFRVHQFHKVEQFIFSRPEDSRKLHEELIENSKEIFRGLEIPFRVVNIASGDLGACAVKKYDLEAWMPAQGRYREMVSASNCTDWQAYRLGIRLIRRKGMERDYVHTLNATGIASTRAITAILENFQEEDGTVKIPKVLKRYLEPFKKAPKDYILPRREPPIPSHRSGV; encoded by the coding sequence GTGGGTTGGAGCATACTAGACCTCTTGAGGAACAATCCAGAAAAGCTAAAGCACTATGTAAGGATTAGGTTGATGGACGAAGCGCTAGTCGACAAGGCTCTGAACCTAGACGCTAGATGGCGGAGCCTTCTTACAGAGGTTAACGAGCTACGCCATAAACACAATGTGATTAGCAGGTCAATCGGTAAAACAAGAGATCCTAGCGAGAAGAGGAAGCTAATTGAGGAGGCTAAGGCTCTACTGTCAGAGTTAAGAGAGAAGGAAGAGGAGCTCAAGAGAATTGAAGCTGAGAGGGAGAGAGTTCTCCTAATGCTTCCTAATGTAGTAGAAGACGATGTACCGGTGGGAGACGAGACAGCGACTGTCCCAGTGGAGTTCTGGGGTAGACCTCGGGTGTGGAGGGGGCATCTAAAAGAGTTCATGGAGGAGACTAGGGGCTTTAACGTGGAGTATGATGTAATCGACTGGAAGCCGATAGGCCACGCGGACATGCTGGAGAACGTGCTAAGACTAGGTGATACTCTAAGAGCCGCGAAGGTGGCTGGTTCACGGTTCTATTATCTCTTCGAGGACCTGGTGTGGCTTGACTTGGCTCTGCTCCAGTACGCGCTCGACGTATTAACCAGGAAGGGCTACACTGTCGTCCTCCCTCCATATATGCTGCGCCACGAGGTCATGACAAGGGTTATCGATATTGATACCTTTAAGGACGCTATCTACAAGCTAGAGAACGATGACCTGTACTTGATTTCAACCGCTGAGCATCCCCTGGCATCACTCTATTACAAAGAGGAGCTCTACGATGACGAGCTGCCCTTGAAGCTGGTCGGGATAAGCCCATGCTTCAGGAGAGAGGCTGGTGCTGGTAACAGGGACTTGAAGGGCATATTCCGTGTACACCAGTTCCATAAAGTAGAGCAGTTCATATTCTCTCGGCCGGAGGATAGCAGGAAGCTCCACGAGGAGCTTATAGAGAACTCCAAGGAGATCTTTCGAGGGCTGGAGATCCCCTTCCGTGTAGTCAATATTGCTTCAGGCGACCTGGGGGCTTGTGCCGTGAAGAAGTACGATCTTGAGGCGTGGATGCCAGCGCAGGGTAGGTACAGGGAGATGGTCAGCGCGAGCAACTGCACAGACTGGCAAGCCTACAGGCTAGGGATAAGGCTCATTAGGAGGAAGGGGATGGAAAGGGACTATGTGCACACACTAAACGCGACAGGCATAGCTAGCACTAGAGCTATAACAGCGATACTAGAGAACTTCCAGGAAGAGGACGGCACCGTCAAGATACCCAAGGTGTTAAAGAGGTATCTGGAGCCCTTCAAGAAAGCCCCCAAGGACTATATACTGCCTAGGAGGGAACCACCTATACCATCACATAGATCCGGGGTCTAA